A genomic region of Tigriopus californicus strain San Diego chromosome 1, Tcal_SD_v2.1, whole genome shotgun sequence contains the following coding sequences:
- the LOC131885000 gene encoding sodium-independent sulfate anion transporter-like, which translates to MSSLDNSDHEDGLKDKGFEHDNGSSDSSNDGKTKLLARVSTSAKKQLFKRLPILEWLPKYNGEKAVSDLIAGITVGLTVIPQAIAYANVANLPPQYGLYSSFVGCFVYCIFGSSKDITIGPTAIMALMTAEHVNSEEDGPAFVILLAFLSGLIIFILGALQLGFIIDFISVPVTAGFTSAAALTIASSQVKDLFGLKIVEKSHFEGVHGTWIDIVWNFESFRYQDTILGFVCIIVLLLLRHIRNVNWFDSIEDIEKPSSCQILCHRLGSVGRKIMGKLVWVIATARNAVIVIICLLIAMGFDPEPQPPGTRNTTFILTGEIDAGLPPVDVPPFGTDDLDFGGMVKTLGSAIAIIPLIAILESVAIAKAFAGGKPVDASQEMIALGLCNIGGSFFSSMPTTGSFSRTAVNAASGVKTTFGGIYTGALVILALAFLMDYCCFIPKATLAAVIITAVIFSVEYEVVLPMWRSKKTDLFCALVTFLCCLFWALEYGILVGVAIQILIVLYNTARPALTVEHCTLDGPGNDYLTVMIDRSLVFPSVSHVRNIIEKAGVRQGGSTRPIVLDGSRIFSTDYTAAQGFKAMAKDFDKRGQALIFYNLKPSVESVFRRSGGHVLTIAHSQDNLHELLRDLFSHSMNVVVEPCIPDSASHKSS; encoded by the exons ATGTCTTCCTTAG ACAATTCCGACCATGAAGATGGACTCAAAGACAAAGGATTTGAGCACGATAATGGGTCTTCCGACTCAAGCAATGACGGCAAAACCAAATTACTCGCCCGAGTTTCAACTTCGGCCAAGAAGCAGTTATTCAAACGTCTCCCAATCTTGGAGTGGCTCCCAAAGTACAATGGCGAAAAAGCCGTATCTGATTTGATTGCCGGGATTACCGTCGGGCTGACCGTCATTCCCCAAGCCATCGCTTATGCCAACGTGGCCAATCTACCGCCTCAG TATGGTTTGTACTCCTCATTTGTGGGATGCTTTGTGTATTGTATTTTTGGGAGCTCCAAAGACATCACCATTGGTCCCACGGCCATTATGGCCTTGATGACCGCCGAGCATGTCAATAGCGAAGAAGATGGTCCTGCTTTTGTGATACTTTTAGCCTTCTTAAGTGGACTCATTATCTTTATTTTGGGTGCTCTACAATTGG GCTTCATCATCGATTTTATATCCGTCCCTGTAACAGCCGGATTCACTTCGGCCGCCGCCCTTACCATTGCCTCCTCTCAAGTAAAAGATCTTTTTGGATTGAAGATCGTGGAAAAATCCCATTTCGAGGGCGTGCATGGCACATGGATCGACATAGTTTGGAACTTCGAGAGTTTTCGGTATCAAGACACGATTTTGGGATTCGTCTGTATCATCGTGTTGTTGCTCCTGCGG CACATTAGAAACGTCAATTGGTTTGACTCCATCGAAGATATAGAAAAGCCCTCTTCATGTCAGATTCTTTGCCATCGTCTGGGTTCCGTGGGTCGAAAAATAATGGGCAAGTTGGTGTGGGTGATTGCTACTGCTAGAAATGCGGTGATAGTCATCATTTGTCTACTCATTGCCATGGGATTTGATCCCGAGCCCCAGCCTCCCGGAACTCGAAACACAACCTTCATTCTAACGGGCGAAATTGATGCAGGCTTGCCACCCGTGGATGTTCCTCCCTTTGGCACAGACGACTTGGACTTTGGTGGGATGGTGAAGACTTTGGGTTCGGCCATAGCTATCATTCCATTAATTGCAATTCTAGAGAGTGTGGCcattgccaaggcctttg CTGGGGGCAAGCCCGTGGATGCCAGTCAAGAAATGATCGCGTTAGGCTTGTGCAACATTGGCGGGTCATTCTTCAGTTCCATGCCCACCACGGGCTCATTTTCGCGAACGGCGGTCAATGCAGCTAGTGGCGTAAAAACCACCTTTGGCGGCATTTATACGGGTGCCTTGGTGATTTTAGCGCTGGCCTTTCTAATGGACTATTGTTGCTTCATTCCCAAGGCAACCCTCGCGGCCGTGATCATTACCGCCGTCATATTTAGCGTGGAATATGAAGTTGTTCTACCCATGTGGCGGTCAAAAA AGACGGACCTCTTTTGCGCACTCGTGACCTTTTTATGCTGTCTATTTTGGGCCTTGGAGTACGGAATTTTGGTTGGGGTAGCCATTCAGATCTTAATTGTTCTATACAACACTGCCCGCCCCGCTTTAACCGTCGAACACTGCACG TTAGATGGGCCTGGAAACGATTATCTGACCGTGATGATCGACCGCTCTCTCGTGTTTCCCTCGGTCAGCCACGTGCGGAACATCATTGAAAAAGCCGGTGTGCGGCAAGGCGGAAGCACACGTCCCATTGTTTTGGACGGAAGTCGCATTTTTTCGACGGACTATACCGCAGCCCAAGGATTTAAGGCCATGGCCAAAGATTTTGACAAACGCGGACAGGCTTTAATCTTTTACAATCTCAAGCCTTCAGTGGAATCTGTTTTTCGACGCTCAGGAGGACATGTTCTGACCATTGCTCACTCTCAAGATAACCTTCATGAGCTTTTGAGAG ATTTGTTTTCGCATTCTATGAACGTTGTGGTGGAGCCGTGCATTCCAGATTCTGCGAGCCACAAGAGCTCTTGA